The following coding sequences lie in one Danio rerio strain Tuebingen ecotype United States chromosome 25, GRCz12tu, whole genome shotgun sequence genomic window:
- the gxylt1a gene encoding glucoside xylosyltransferase 1 isoform X2: MRRYLRVLFVCTLIVFCSLLYIFNQLVSSLESANNHQARAQRTRAADTGLRKRAHDDRCKSGPVSLWEPYWSISSSVCTKHCFMDSTVRSEPQRLQPVQLAVVACGSRLQETLTMIKSAVIFSRSELHFHIFAEEDLHAGFRDTLQSWPQRVRSRFSYSIYPISFPSENAREWRKLFKPCASQRLFLPLILKQVDSVLYVDTDILFLRPVEDIWSFLSSFNRSHVAALAPEHEEPRMGWYNRFARHPYYGKTGVNSGVMLINMTRIRHTHFKNDLSAMDLSWSDLLMPLLNKYKLNITWGDQDLLNIIFHYNPESLLVFPCHWNYRPDHCIYGSNCAAAEQHGIYILHGNRGVYHDDKQPAFSAVYNAIQQYAFEDDLLHGLLDPLEEKLKSSEHTYCGRVRHIFTKRLRETIRDLQEQSAPPELCR, translated from the exons ATGCGGCGATATCTCCGTGTTTTGTTCGTCTGCACGCTGATAGTTTTCTGCTCGCTTCTCTACATATTTAACCAGCTGGTTTCATCGCTGGAGAGCGCGAATAATCACCAGGCGCGAGCGCAGCGGACACGCGCCGCGGACACGGGTCTGAGGAAGCGCGCACACGATGACAG GTGTAAATCAGGGCCCGTCTCTCTCTGGGAGCCGTACTGGAGTATCAGCTCTTCTGTGTGCACAAAACACTGCTTTATGGACTCCACTGTTAG gtcTGAGCCGCAGCGTCTGCAGCCGGTGCAGTTGGCCGTGGTGGCGTGCGGATCCAGACTGCAGGAGACTCTCACCATGATCAAATCCGCCGTCATCTTCAGCCGCAGTGAACTGCACTTCCACATCTTCGCTGAGGAGGATCTGCATGCTGGATTCAGAGACACG CTGCAGTCATGGCCGCAGAGGGTTCGCTCCAGGTTCAGCTACAGCATTTATCCCATTAGCTTCCCATCAGAGAACGCCAGAGAGTGGAGGAAACTCTTCAAACCCTGCGCTTCACAGAGACTCTTCCTGCCT ctgatCCTGAAGCAGGTGGACTCAGTGCTGTATGTGGACACTGATATCCTCTTCCTGCGGCCGGTGGAGGACATCTGGAGCTTCCTGTCCTCGTTCAACCGCAGTCACGTGGCGGCGCTGGCACCTGAACACGAGGAGCCTCGCATGGGCTGGTACAACCGCTTCGCTCGACACCCATACTACGGTAAAACTGGAGTCAACTCAGGAGTGATGCTGATCAACATGACGcgcatcagacacacacacttcaag aaTGATCTGTCAGCGATGGACCTGAGCTGGTCTGATCTCCTGATGCCGCTGCTGAACAAATATAAGCTGAACATCACCTGGGGGGACCAGGACCTGCTCAACATCATCTTCCACTACAACCCCG AGAGTCTGCTTGTGTTCCCCTGCCACTGGAACTATCGGCCGGATCACTGTATTTATGGCAGTAACTGCGCCGCCGCTGAACAACACGGCATCTACATCCTACACGGCAATCGAGGCGTTTACCACGATGACAAGCAGCCAGCATTCAGCGCCGTTTATAACGCCATCCAGCAG TATGCGTTTGAGGATGATCTCCTCCACGGTTTGCTTGATCCTCTGGAGGAGAAGCTGAAGAGTTCTGAACACACGTATTGTGGACGGGTTCGACACATCTTCACCAAACGCCTGAGAGAAACCATCAGGGACCTGCAGGAACAGAGCGCACCGCCGGAG CTCTGCAGATAA
- the LOC141380844 gene encoding uncharacterized protein — protein sequence MSCRVFVRTIAGQLLTVNVETEDELMNMTVEKLLKRLLTEDKLSLVPLSRVSYNGKKLQFDHTLGSYGIKHEETVYWILPLYAGGPGLPPDEDKRVPRTQSMEKLALMQQTEPESNKSCRIL from the exons ATGAGCTGCAGGGTGTTTGTTCGCACAATTGCCGGCCAGTTGTTGACAGTAAACGTGGAGACAGAAGATGAGCTGATGAACATGACCGTGGAGAAGCTGCTAAAGAGATTACTGACCGAAGACAAGC TTTCATTAGTTCCCTTGTCCAGAGTCTCATATAATGGTAAGAAACTGCAGTTTGACCACACACTCGGCTCGTATGGCATCAAACATGAAGAGACGGTCTACTGGATTTTACCATTATATGCAGGAG GTCCAGGTTTGCCTCCAGATGAAGATAAACGCGTCCCCAGGACTCAATCAATGGAAAAATTAGCACTGATGCAGCAAACGGAACCAGAGTCCAATAAATCATGCCGGATACTGTAG
- the gxylt1a gene encoding glucoside xylosyltransferase 1 isoform X5 yields MRRYLRVLFVCTLIVFCSLLYIFNQLVSSLESANNHQARAQRTRAADTGLRKRAHDDRSEPQRLQPVQLAVVACGSRLQETLTMIKSAVIFSRSELHFHIFAEEDLHAGFRDTLQSWPQRVRSRFSYSIYPISFPSENAREWRKLFKPCASQRLFLPLILKQVDSVLYVDTDILFLRPVEDIWSFLSSFNRSHVAALAPEHEEPRMGWYNRFARHPYYGKTGVNSGVMLINMTRIRHTHFKNDLSAMDLSWSDLLMPLLNKYKLNITWGDQDLLNIIFHYNPESLLVFPCHWNYRPDHCIYGSNCAAAEQHGIYILHGNRGVYHDDKQPAFSAVYNAIQQYAFEDDLLHGLLDPLEEKLKSSEHTYCGRVRHIFTKRLRETIRDLQEQSAPPELCR; encoded by the exons ATGCGGCGATATCTCCGTGTTTTGTTCGTCTGCACGCTGATAGTTTTCTGCTCGCTTCTCTACATATTTAACCAGCTGGTTTCATCGCTGGAGAGCGCGAATAATCACCAGGCGCGAGCGCAGCGGACACGCGCCGCGGACACGGGTCTGAGGAAGCGCGCACACGATGACAG gtcTGAGCCGCAGCGTCTGCAGCCGGTGCAGTTGGCCGTGGTGGCGTGCGGATCCAGACTGCAGGAGACTCTCACCATGATCAAATCCGCCGTCATCTTCAGCCGCAGTGAACTGCACTTCCACATCTTCGCTGAGGAGGATCTGCATGCTGGATTCAGAGACACG CTGCAGTCATGGCCGCAGAGGGTTCGCTCCAGGTTCAGCTACAGCATTTATCCCATTAGCTTCCCATCAGAGAACGCCAGAGAGTGGAGGAAACTCTTCAAACCCTGCGCTTCACAGAGACTCTTCCTGCCT ctgatCCTGAAGCAGGTGGACTCAGTGCTGTATGTGGACACTGATATCCTCTTCCTGCGGCCGGTGGAGGACATCTGGAGCTTCCTGTCCTCGTTCAACCGCAGTCACGTGGCGGCGCTGGCACCTGAACACGAGGAGCCTCGCATGGGCTGGTACAACCGCTTCGCTCGACACCCATACTACGGTAAAACTGGAGTCAACTCAGGAGTGATGCTGATCAACATGACGcgcatcagacacacacacttcaag aaTGATCTGTCAGCGATGGACCTGAGCTGGTCTGATCTCCTGATGCCGCTGCTGAACAAATATAAGCTGAACATCACCTGGGGGGACCAGGACCTGCTCAACATCATCTTCCACTACAACCCCG AGAGTCTGCTTGTGTTCCCCTGCCACTGGAACTATCGGCCGGATCACTGTATTTATGGCAGTAACTGCGCCGCCGCTGAACAACACGGCATCTACATCCTACACGGCAATCGAGGCGTTTACCACGATGACAAGCAGCCAGCATTCAGCGCCGTTTATAACGCCATCCAGCAG TATGCGTTTGAGGATGATCTCCTCCACGGTTTGCTTGATCCTCTGGAGGAGAAGCTGAAGAGTTCTGAACACACGTATTGTGGACGGGTTCGACACATCTTCACCAAACGCCTGAGAGAAACCATCAGGGACCTGCAGGAACAGAGCGCACCGCCGGAG CTCTGCAGATAA
- the gxylt1a gene encoding glucoside xylosyltransferase 1 isoform X3, translated as MRRYLRVLFVCTLIVFCSLLYIFNQLVSSLESANNHQARAQRTRAADTGLRKRAHDDRCKSGPVSLWEPYWSISSSVCTKHCFMDSTVRSEPQRLQPVQLAVVACGSRLQETLTMIKSAVIFSRSELHFHIFAEEDLHAGFRDTLQSWPQRVRSRFSYSIYPISFPSENAREWRKLFKPCASQRLFLPLILKQVDSVLYVDTDILFLRPVEDIWSFLSSFNRSHVAALAPEHEEPRMGWYNRFARHPYYGKTGVNSGVMLINMTRIRHTHFKNDLSAMDLSWSDLLMPLLNKYKLNITWGDQDLLNIIFHYNPESLLVFPCHWNYRPDHCIYGSNCAAAEQHGIYILHGNRGVYHDDKQPAFSAVYNAIQQYAFEDDLLHGLLDPLEEKLKSSEHTYCGRVRHIFTKRLRETIRDLQEQSAPPESDG; from the exons ATGCGGCGATATCTCCGTGTTTTGTTCGTCTGCACGCTGATAGTTTTCTGCTCGCTTCTCTACATATTTAACCAGCTGGTTTCATCGCTGGAGAGCGCGAATAATCACCAGGCGCGAGCGCAGCGGACACGCGCCGCGGACACGGGTCTGAGGAAGCGCGCACACGATGACAG GTGTAAATCAGGGCCCGTCTCTCTCTGGGAGCCGTACTGGAGTATCAGCTCTTCTGTGTGCACAAAACACTGCTTTATGGACTCCACTGTTAG gtcTGAGCCGCAGCGTCTGCAGCCGGTGCAGTTGGCCGTGGTGGCGTGCGGATCCAGACTGCAGGAGACTCTCACCATGATCAAATCCGCCGTCATCTTCAGCCGCAGTGAACTGCACTTCCACATCTTCGCTGAGGAGGATCTGCATGCTGGATTCAGAGACACG CTGCAGTCATGGCCGCAGAGGGTTCGCTCCAGGTTCAGCTACAGCATTTATCCCATTAGCTTCCCATCAGAGAACGCCAGAGAGTGGAGGAAACTCTTCAAACCCTGCGCTTCACAGAGACTCTTCCTGCCT ctgatCCTGAAGCAGGTGGACTCAGTGCTGTATGTGGACACTGATATCCTCTTCCTGCGGCCGGTGGAGGACATCTGGAGCTTCCTGTCCTCGTTCAACCGCAGTCACGTGGCGGCGCTGGCACCTGAACACGAGGAGCCTCGCATGGGCTGGTACAACCGCTTCGCTCGACACCCATACTACGGTAAAACTGGAGTCAACTCAGGAGTGATGCTGATCAACATGACGcgcatcagacacacacacttcaag aaTGATCTGTCAGCGATGGACCTGAGCTGGTCTGATCTCCTGATGCCGCTGCTGAACAAATATAAGCTGAACATCACCTGGGGGGACCAGGACCTGCTCAACATCATCTTCCACTACAACCCCG AGAGTCTGCTTGTGTTCCCCTGCCACTGGAACTATCGGCCGGATCACTGTATTTATGGCAGTAACTGCGCCGCCGCTGAACAACACGGCATCTACATCCTACACGGCAATCGAGGCGTTTACCACGATGACAAGCAGCCAGCATTCAGCGCCGTTTATAACGCCATCCAGCAG TATGCGTTTGAGGATGATCTCCTCCACGGTTTGCTTGATCCTCTGGAGGAGAAGCTGAAGAGTTCTGAACACACGTATTGTGGACGGGTTCGACACATCTTCACCAAACGCCTGAGAGAAACCATCAGGGACCTGCAGGAACAGAGCGCACCGCCGGAG AGTGATGGATGA
- the gxylt1a gene encoding glucoside xylosyltransferase 1 isoform X4 — MRRYLRVLFVCTLIVFCSLLYIFNQLVSSLESANNHQARAQRTRAADTGLRKRAHDDRSEPQRLQPVQLAVVACGSRLQETLTMIKSAVIFSRSELHFHIFAEEDLHAGFRDTLQSWPQRVRSRFSYSIYPISFPSENAREWRKLFKPCASQRLFLPLILKQVDSVLYVDTDILFLRPVEDIWSFLSSFNRSHVAALAPEHEEPRMGWYNRFARHPYYGKTGVNSGVMLINMTRIRHTHFKNDLSAMDLSWSDLLMPLLNKYKLNITWGDQDLLNIIFHYNPESLLVFPCHWNYRPDHCIYGSNCAAAEQHGIYILHGNRGVYHDDKQPAFSAVYNAIQQYAFEDDLLHGLLDPLEEKLKSSEHTYCGRVRHIFTKRLRETIRDLQEQSAPPELMLCKCRSAAAGGLS, encoded by the exons ATGCGGCGATATCTCCGTGTTTTGTTCGTCTGCACGCTGATAGTTTTCTGCTCGCTTCTCTACATATTTAACCAGCTGGTTTCATCGCTGGAGAGCGCGAATAATCACCAGGCGCGAGCGCAGCGGACACGCGCCGCGGACACGGGTCTGAGGAAGCGCGCACACGATGACAG gtcTGAGCCGCAGCGTCTGCAGCCGGTGCAGTTGGCCGTGGTGGCGTGCGGATCCAGACTGCAGGAGACTCTCACCATGATCAAATCCGCCGTCATCTTCAGCCGCAGTGAACTGCACTTCCACATCTTCGCTGAGGAGGATCTGCATGCTGGATTCAGAGACACG CTGCAGTCATGGCCGCAGAGGGTTCGCTCCAGGTTCAGCTACAGCATTTATCCCATTAGCTTCCCATCAGAGAACGCCAGAGAGTGGAGGAAACTCTTCAAACCCTGCGCTTCACAGAGACTCTTCCTGCCT ctgatCCTGAAGCAGGTGGACTCAGTGCTGTATGTGGACACTGATATCCTCTTCCTGCGGCCGGTGGAGGACATCTGGAGCTTCCTGTCCTCGTTCAACCGCAGTCACGTGGCGGCGCTGGCACCTGAACACGAGGAGCCTCGCATGGGCTGGTACAACCGCTTCGCTCGACACCCATACTACGGTAAAACTGGAGTCAACTCAGGAGTGATGCTGATCAACATGACGcgcatcagacacacacacttcaag aaTGATCTGTCAGCGATGGACCTGAGCTGGTCTGATCTCCTGATGCCGCTGCTGAACAAATATAAGCTGAACATCACCTGGGGGGACCAGGACCTGCTCAACATCATCTTCCACTACAACCCCG AGAGTCTGCTTGTGTTCCCCTGCCACTGGAACTATCGGCCGGATCACTGTATTTATGGCAGTAACTGCGCCGCCGCTGAACAACACGGCATCTACATCCTACACGGCAATCGAGGCGTTTACCACGATGACAAGCAGCCAGCATTCAGCGCCGTTTATAACGCCATCCAGCAG TATGCGTTTGAGGATGATCTCCTCCACGGTTTGCTTGATCCTCTGGAGGAGAAGCTGAAGAGTTCTGAACACACGTATTGTGGACGGGTTCGACACATCTTCACCAAACGCCTGAGAGAAACCATCAGGGACCTGCAGGAACAGAGCGCACCGCCGGAG ctgatGCTGTGTAAATGTAGATCTGCAGCCGCTGGAGGACTGAGCTGA
- the gxylt1a gene encoding glucoside xylosyltransferase 1 isoform X6 — protein MRRYLRVLFVCTLIVFCSLLYIFNQLVSSLESANNHQARAQRTRAADTGLRKRAHDDRSEPQRLQPVQLAVVACGSRLQETLTMIKSAVIFSRSELHFHIFAEEDLHAGFRDTLQSWPQRVRSRFSYSIYPISFPSENAREWRKLFKPCASQRLFLPLILKQVDSVLYVDTDILFLRPVEDIWSFLSSFNRSHVAALAPEHEEPRMGWYNRFARHPYYGKTGVNSGVMLINMTRIRHTHFKNDLSAMDLSWSDLLMPLLNKYKLNITWGDQDLLNIIFHYNPESLLVFPCHWNYRPDHCIYGSNCAAAEQHGIYILHGNRGVYHDDKQPAFSAVYNAIQQYAFEDDLLHGLLDPLEEKLKSSEHTYCGRVRHIFTKRLRETIRDLQEQSAPPEV, from the exons ATGCGGCGATATCTCCGTGTTTTGTTCGTCTGCACGCTGATAGTTTTCTGCTCGCTTCTCTACATATTTAACCAGCTGGTTTCATCGCTGGAGAGCGCGAATAATCACCAGGCGCGAGCGCAGCGGACACGCGCCGCGGACACGGGTCTGAGGAAGCGCGCACACGATGACAG gtcTGAGCCGCAGCGTCTGCAGCCGGTGCAGTTGGCCGTGGTGGCGTGCGGATCCAGACTGCAGGAGACTCTCACCATGATCAAATCCGCCGTCATCTTCAGCCGCAGTGAACTGCACTTCCACATCTTCGCTGAGGAGGATCTGCATGCTGGATTCAGAGACACG CTGCAGTCATGGCCGCAGAGGGTTCGCTCCAGGTTCAGCTACAGCATTTATCCCATTAGCTTCCCATCAGAGAACGCCAGAGAGTGGAGGAAACTCTTCAAACCCTGCGCTTCACAGAGACTCTTCCTGCCT ctgatCCTGAAGCAGGTGGACTCAGTGCTGTATGTGGACACTGATATCCTCTTCCTGCGGCCGGTGGAGGACATCTGGAGCTTCCTGTCCTCGTTCAACCGCAGTCACGTGGCGGCGCTGGCACCTGAACACGAGGAGCCTCGCATGGGCTGGTACAACCGCTTCGCTCGACACCCATACTACGGTAAAACTGGAGTCAACTCAGGAGTGATGCTGATCAACATGACGcgcatcagacacacacacttcaag aaTGATCTGTCAGCGATGGACCTGAGCTGGTCTGATCTCCTGATGCCGCTGCTGAACAAATATAAGCTGAACATCACCTGGGGGGACCAGGACCTGCTCAACATCATCTTCCACTACAACCCCG AGAGTCTGCTTGTGTTCCCCTGCCACTGGAACTATCGGCCGGATCACTGTATTTATGGCAGTAACTGCGCCGCCGCTGAACAACACGGCATCTACATCCTACACGGCAATCGAGGCGTTTACCACGATGACAAGCAGCCAGCATTCAGCGCCGTTTATAACGCCATCCAGCAG TATGCGTTTGAGGATGATCTCCTCCACGGTTTGCTTGATCCTCTGGAGGAGAAGCTGAAGAGTTCTGAACACACGTATTGTGGACGGGTTCGACACATCTTCACCAAACGCCTGAGAGAAACCATCAGGGACCTGCAGGAACAGAGCGCACCGCCGGAGGTTTGA
- the gxylt1a gene encoding glucoside xylosyltransferase 1 isoform X1: MRRYLRVLFVCTLIVFCSLLYIFNQLVSSLESANNHQARAQRTRAADTGLRKRAHDDRCKSGPVSLWEPYWSISSSVCTKHCFMDSTVRSEPQRLQPVQLAVVACGSRLQETLTMIKSAVIFSRSELHFHIFAEEDLHAGFRDTLQSWPQRVRSRFSYSIYPISFPSENAREWRKLFKPCASQRLFLPLILKQVDSVLYVDTDILFLRPVEDIWSFLSSFNRSHVAALAPEHEEPRMGWYNRFARHPYYGKTGVNSGVMLINMTRIRHTHFKNDLSAMDLSWSDLLMPLLNKYKLNITWGDQDLLNIIFHYNPESLLVFPCHWNYRPDHCIYGSNCAAAEQHGIYILHGNRGVYHDDKQPAFSAVYNAIQQYAFEDDLLHGLLDPLEEKLKSSEHTYCGRVRHIFTKRLRETIRDLQEQSAPPELMLCKCRSAAAGGLS, from the exons ATGCGGCGATATCTCCGTGTTTTGTTCGTCTGCACGCTGATAGTTTTCTGCTCGCTTCTCTACATATTTAACCAGCTGGTTTCATCGCTGGAGAGCGCGAATAATCACCAGGCGCGAGCGCAGCGGACACGCGCCGCGGACACGGGTCTGAGGAAGCGCGCACACGATGACAG GTGTAAATCAGGGCCCGTCTCTCTCTGGGAGCCGTACTGGAGTATCAGCTCTTCTGTGTGCACAAAACACTGCTTTATGGACTCCACTGTTAG gtcTGAGCCGCAGCGTCTGCAGCCGGTGCAGTTGGCCGTGGTGGCGTGCGGATCCAGACTGCAGGAGACTCTCACCATGATCAAATCCGCCGTCATCTTCAGCCGCAGTGAACTGCACTTCCACATCTTCGCTGAGGAGGATCTGCATGCTGGATTCAGAGACACG CTGCAGTCATGGCCGCAGAGGGTTCGCTCCAGGTTCAGCTACAGCATTTATCCCATTAGCTTCCCATCAGAGAACGCCAGAGAGTGGAGGAAACTCTTCAAACCCTGCGCTTCACAGAGACTCTTCCTGCCT ctgatCCTGAAGCAGGTGGACTCAGTGCTGTATGTGGACACTGATATCCTCTTCCTGCGGCCGGTGGAGGACATCTGGAGCTTCCTGTCCTCGTTCAACCGCAGTCACGTGGCGGCGCTGGCACCTGAACACGAGGAGCCTCGCATGGGCTGGTACAACCGCTTCGCTCGACACCCATACTACGGTAAAACTGGAGTCAACTCAGGAGTGATGCTGATCAACATGACGcgcatcagacacacacacttcaag aaTGATCTGTCAGCGATGGACCTGAGCTGGTCTGATCTCCTGATGCCGCTGCTGAACAAATATAAGCTGAACATCACCTGGGGGGACCAGGACCTGCTCAACATCATCTTCCACTACAACCCCG AGAGTCTGCTTGTGTTCCCCTGCCACTGGAACTATCGGCCGGATCACTGTATTTATGGCAGTAACTGCGCCGCCGCTGAACAACACGGCATCTACATCCTACACGGCAATCGAGGCGTTTACCACGATGACAAGCAGCCAGCATTCAGCGCCGTTTATAACGCCATCCAGCAG TATGCGTTTGAGGATGATCTCCTCCACGGTTTGCTTGATCCTCTGGAGGAGAAGCTGAAGAGTTCTGAACACACGTATTGTGGACGGGTTCGACACATCTTCACCAAACGCCTGAGAGAAACCATCAGGGACCTGCAGGAACAGAGCGCACCGCCGGAG ctgatGCTGTGTAAATGTAGATCTGCAGCCGCTGGAGGACTGAGCTGA